Genomic segment of Sulfitobacter faviae:
GCGCCGGCGGCGATCTGGGCTGGATGCGCGACCAGCGCGACATGGATGCCGAGACACGCTCGGCGGAGGCGGGTAAGCTGGCGACGATGCTGGGCGCGCTCAACGCGCTGCCGAAGCCGGTGATTGGCAAGCTACAGGGCAATGCCTTCGGCGGCGGCGTCGGCATGGCCTCGGTCTGTGACGTGGCCGTGGGGGTCGATACGTTGAAGATGGGCTTCACCGAGACCCGTCTGGGCATCATCCCGGCCACCATCGGGCCCTATGTGCTGGCGCGGATGGGGGAGGGGCGCGCGCGGCGGGTCTTTATGTCCGCGCGTCTGTTCGATGCGGCGGAGGCTGTCGATCTGGGGCTGTTGGCCCGCGCCGTTCCGGCGGATGAGTTGGACGCGGCCGTCGAGGCCGAGGTCGTGCCTTACCTCTCCTGCGCGCCGGGGGCGGTGGCAGCGGCCAAGAAGCTGGCGCAAGACTTGGGTGGAATCGCCACGCCCGAGGCGGTGGAAATGTCCATTGATGCCCTCGCGGCGCGTTGGGAAACCGATGAGGCCGCCGAGGGAATCGGTGCCTTCTTTGACAAGCGCAAAGCCGCTTGGGTGGTCTAGCTCAAGGCTTTGGCGAAATGGCTCTATTGCGGGCCCGTGGGCGGCATTAACCGGGCTTGGCCCGTTGACCCTACCCACGGGCAGAGTTAAACCCGTTCCAAGTTTGTCTGCGCGGGCTTTTGGCCTTTGCCTCATGCCGCGCACCGCGAAAGGAGCATCCCCTTGGACGACATGCTGCGGGAATACCTGCCCATCCTCGTTTTTCTGGCCGTGGCGATTGGCCTTGGCCTTGTGCTGATCCTCGCCGCTGTGGTCGTGGCCGTGCGCAATCCTGACCCGGAGAAGGTCTCGGCCTATGAATGCGGGTTCAACGCATTCGACGATGCGCGGATGAAGTTTGACGTGCGTTTCTATCTGGTTTCGATCCTCTTCATCATCTTCGACCTCGAAATCGCCTTCCTCTTCCCATGGGCCGTGGCCTTCAAAGAGGTGAGCATGGTGGGCTTCTGGTCGATGATGGTGTTCTTGGGCGTGCTGACGGCGGGCTTCGCCTATGAATGGAAGAAGGGAGCGCTGGAATGGCAGTAAAAGATGACGCACTCGTCACCCCGGTGATGGGCGATGGGCACCAAAGCCCACGGGTGAAATCCGGTGCCTCCGCCCCAGCGGCCTACGGCCAATATGGCGCGGGGCCGGACCCTGAGTTCGCCACCCAGAGCCTGAATGCCGAGTTGCAGGACAAGGGGTTCCTGCTGACTTCGACCGAAGACATCATCAACTGGGCGCGGACGGGCAGCTTGCACTGGATGACCTTCGGTCTGGCCTGCTGCGCGGTCGAGATGATGCACAGTTCCATGCCGCGCTATGATCTTGAGCGTTTCGGGACCGCGCCGCGTGCCTCTCCGCGCCAGTCGGACCTGATGATCGTCGCGGGCACGCTGACCAACAAGATGGCCCCGGCGCTGCGCAAGGTCTATGACCAGATGCCAGAGCCGCGCTATGTGATCTCGATGGGGTCCTGCGCCAATGGCGGCGGTTACTATCACTACAGCTATTCGGTCGTGCGCGGCTGTGACCGCATCGTGCCGGTGGACGTCTATGTGCCCGGCTGCCCGCCGACGGCGGAAGCACTGCTTTATGGTATCCTCCAGTTGCAGCGTAAGATCCGCCGCACCGGGACGATCGTGCGCTAAGGCAACCGCCTGCGCCGCCAGCGGGGCAGGCAGAAGGACAAAGCGCCAAAGGCGCGGGACAGTGAGATGGCGTTGATCGGCGCGTGGAAGGAAGATTTGCGATGAGCGAACAACTGCAGGAACTTGGGGCCTATATCGAAGCCAAACGCCCCGATTGCGTGCTCGGATGGGATGTCACCAAGGGTGAGTTGAACATGGATGTGGCACTCGCCAATGTCGCCGGGCTTGTCGAGTTCCTCAAAGGTGATCCGACCTGCCGCTTCTCGACTTTGGTGGACATCACGGCTGTGGATTATCCGGGCAGGGCCAAGCGTTTCGACGTGGTTTACCACTTCCTGTCGATGTACCAGAACCAGCGCATCCGCCTGCGCGCCGCCGCGCGGGAGAAGGACATGGTGCCCTCGATCACCGGCGTGCACCCCAGTGCCGATTGGTTCGAGCGTGAAGTCTTTGACATGTTCGGCATCCTCTTTTCCGGTCACCCGGATCTGCGCCGCATCCTCACGGACTATGGTTTCCGCGGGCACCCGCTGCGCAAGGATTTTCCGACCACGGGCTATACCGAGGTGCGCTATGACGAAGGCGCCAAACGTGTGGTCTATGAGCCTGTGAGCCTCGTTCAGGAATACCGCCAGTTCGACTTCATGTCGCCATGGGAAGGGGC
This window contains:
- a CDS encoding crotonase/enoyl-CoA hydratase family protein yields the protein MYETLTIETDARGVATLTLNRPEKHNAMSAQMLADLTAAAGELAEDDAVRVVVLTGAGKSFCAGGDLGWMRDQRDMDAETRSAEAGKLATMLGALNALPKPVIGKLQGNAFGGGVGMASVCDVAVGVDTLKMGFTETRLGIIPATIGPYVLARMGEGRARRVFMSARLFDAAEAVDLGLLARAVPADELDAAVEAEVVPYLSCAPGAVAAAKKLAQDLGGIATPEAVEMSIDALAARWETDEAAEGIGAFFDKRKAAWVV
- a CDS encoding NADH-quinone oxidoreductase subunit A, which produces MDDMLREYLPILVFLAVAIGLGLVLILAAVVVAVRNPDPEKVSAYECGFNAFDDARMKFDVRFYLVSILFIIFDLEIAFLFPWAVAFKEVSMVGFWSMMVFLGVLTAGFAYEWKKGALEWQ
- a CDS encoding NuoB/complex I 20 kDa subunit family protein, with translation MAVKDDALVTPVMGDGHQSPRVKSGASAPAAYGQYGAGPDPEFATQSLNAELQDKGFLLTSTEDIINWARTGSLHWMTFGLACCAVEMMHSSMPRYDLERFGTAPRASPRQSDLMIVAGTLTNKMAPALRKVYDQMPEPRYVISMGSCANGGGYYHYSYSVVRGCDRIVPVDVYVPGCPPTAEALLYGILQLQRKIRRTGTIVR
- a CDS encoding NADH-quinone oxidoreductase subunit C; translation: MSEQLQELGAYIEAKRPDCVLGWDVTKGELNMDVALANVAGLVEFLKGDPTCRFSTLVDITAVDYPGRAKRFDVVYHFLSMYQNQRIRLRAAAREKDMVPSITGVHPSADWFEREVFDMFGILFSGHPDLRRILTDYGFRGHPLRKDFPTTGYTEVRYDEGAKRVVYEPVSLVQEYRQFDFMSPWEGADYILPGDDKSAPDGHVSKDAK